TCCACTCACAATAAATGTCTCCGTAATCTATATAAATAATATAATCACAGCCATCCCACCTGACAAAGCTCATAGTGACAGCGCTGTAATACAAAAGAGGCTGTTGACCATTTACTTTAAGTCAACAGCCTAATATTCATGATAATATCAGTTTATCTGCTGAGGCCCATCAGAAACTCCACCGCCAAATGCACCATTGAGCATTGACTGGAAATCACCGGAAATATCAACAGAAGCCGGAGTAATTATAAAAATGTATCTTGAAATCTTCTGAAGATTACCTGAAATAGCATATGTAGAGCCTGATGTGAAGTCAATGATCCTCTGTGCAATGTCTACGTCTAATCCTTCGAGATTAAGAACTACTGTACGATTAGCGAGCAAAGTATCTGTAATCTCTCTGCCATCCTCAACTGAAGTAGGTTTGATAACACAAACCTCCATACCTGCTGAACTCATTGATTTCTTGGATCTTGCAGGAATAACCTTAGGAGAAAGCTTCTTGGTCTTCTCTTCCGGTATTTCTATACTAGGATCGTCTTTTCCGATTGGAGCAGAACTGTTAATA
The sequence above is a segment of the Butyrivibrio proteoclasticus B316 genome. Coding sequences within it:
- a CDS encoding cell division protein SepF gives rise to the protein MSVMDKFLKAIQLNGDDDSGYYDDYDDSYDNATSKIESINSSAPIGKDDPSIEIPEEKTKKLSPKVIPARSKKSMSSAGMEVCVIKPTSVEDGREITDTLLANRTVVLNLEGLDVDIAQRIIDFTSGSTYAISGNLQKISRYIFIITPASVDISGDFQSMLNGAFGGGVSDGPQQIN